The window CGCTCTTCGCCTTCGCCGTCCATCATGAAGTTGACGTATGCTCCGCCGGCGCCGAATGGGTGCAGCGCGTCGAAATACGCCCGCGTCCAGTCGGTGATCGCGCTCCTGTTTGCGGGATCCGGGTCTACGCCGACGATCACCTCGGCGAAAGCCGCATCGCGGTAGCTCCACGGCGTATCGCCATTCTTGGGCTTCTGCGCGGCTCCGCCGATCGGATAGAGGTGCATCGTCGAATGCATCGTCGGAAGCAGCGCGCCGTGCTTGGCGTGCAGCGCGATCGCCTCGTCGGGGAGCGCGTTGACGAAATCGGCCTTCCAGTACCACTGTAGACCGCTGGGGTAGAGCGGGTCGAACATGCTCTGCAGCACCGGGAACGGCATCGGACCGACGAACTCGAACGCGGGCTTGCGGAACGCACGCAACGGAGCAAGGAGCTCGTCCATCTCCTCGAGATCGCCGTTGTAGCACCAGACGATGCCGCACATCTTCTTCAGCTGGAGGTTCTCGGGAAACGGCGGGGCCGGCGGCACGACTAGGAACGCGAAGAATCCGTTGAGGTTCTGCGGCGCGTTCACGATGAAGTCGCTCCACCATTTCATGACCGCCGGCGCGTCGTCGAGCTCCCAGAGCATCGGACCGGCGCAGACGACCGAGACCGGATGTCCTTGAAACAGGAACGAGGTCACCACGCCGAAGTTCCCGCCGCCGCCGCGGATCGCCCAAAAGAGATCCGCGTGCTCGTCGGGACTCGCAACGACGAACGAACCGTCCGCGAGCACGACGTCGGCCGCCAAGAGGCTATCGATCGTCAAACCGTATTGGCGCGTTAGATACCCGATGCCGCCCCCGAGCGTGAGCCCCGATACGCCCGTACTCGAAATAAAGCCGCACGGC is drawn from Candidatus Binatia bacterium and contains these coding sequences:
- a CDS encoding FAD-dependent oxidoreductase, which encodes MTGEDVVSLKAQLRGELIEPSDAGYEEARKVYNGMIDRKPRLIARCADVADVIAGLRFGRAQGLAVAIRGGGHNAGGLGICDDGLVLDLSPMKFVRVDPADKTVRVAAGCTWGDVDHATHPFGLAVPCGFISSTGVSGLTLGGGIGYLTRQYGLTIDSLLAADVVLADGSFVVASPDEHADLFWAIRGGGGNFGVVTSFLFQGHPVSVVCAGPMLWELDDAPAVMKWWSDFIVNAPQNLNGFFAFLVVPPAPPFPENLQLKKMCGIVWCYNGDLEEMDELLAPLRAFRKPAFEFVGPMPFPVLQSMFDPLYPSGLQWYWKADFVNALPDEAIALHAKHGALLPTMHSTMHLYPIGGAAQKPKNGDTPWSYRDAAFAEVIVGVDPDPANRSAITDWTRAYFDALHPFGAGGAYVNFMMDGEGEER